TGTTCCCTGAGAGAAGCGGTGGGAGCCCTTCTGCTTTCTTCGCTCCTGGCATCCTGCGTCGCATCGCACGGCAGCAGCAACCAGTCCATGCACTGGGTAGGGACCTGGGCCACGGCACCGCAACTCGTCGAGACAGGGAATGCTCCGCCGGCGCCGGGGTTGAGCAACAACACGTTGCGGCAGATCGTGCGCGTCTCGATCGGCGGCGACAGTCTTCGTGTGCGATTCTCGAATGCGTTCAGCACAGAGCCGGTCATCCTTCACGCTGTGCACATTGCGCTCTCCACCGGAGGGGGGACGATCGATCCGGGGTCCGACAAGGCGTTGGCCTTTGACGGAAAAGAGGAGATCGTCATAGGACCCGGGGCCACGGTCACCTCCGATCCGCTGGCATTCCCGTTGAGGCCTCGCGCTGATGTTGCGATCACGACCTTCTACGGCGTGAGTCCGGTGGCTCTCACGGGCCATCCAGGGTCACGGACAACGTCGTACCTTTTCGCCGGGAATGCGCTCTCCCGGGTTGACACAAGCGGCGCGGTGAGGACGGATCATTGGTACACCATCAATGCGATCGACGTGCTTGCTCCTGTCACGGCGGCATGTGTTGCGATCCTGGGGAATTCCATTACCGATGGGAGAGGGTCCACGACGAACATGCAGAACCGCTGGCCGGATATCCTCTCAGAGTCCCTTCTCAAGGATCCGGGCACGTGGCATGTCGGGGTCCTCAACCTGGGCATCGGGGGGAATTGCGTCCTTGCAGGCGGACTGGGGCCGACGGGGGCGAGTCGGTTCGACCGGGATATCCTCGGACAATCGGGGGTTCGCTGGGCCGTGGTGTTCGAGGGAGTCAACGATATCGGCAAGGTCAAGACGGCCGCTGCCTCGGCGCAGACGGCAACTGATCTCATTGCCTCCTACAAGGAGATGGTTGCAAGAGCGCGCGCAAAGAACATCAGGATCTACGGGGGAACCGTTCTCCCGTTCAACGGTAACGGCTACTACAATCAGTACAGCGAGCAGTGCCGCGTTACAGTGAACGAGTGGATCCGGGGAACGGGCAATTTCGATGCATGCATCGATATGGACATGGTCATGCGCGATCCCCGGGATCCCACGCGGTTGTTGTTGCCTGCGTACCAGAACGACGGATTGCACCCCGATGCCGCGGGATACGAGATCATGGGATCATCCGTCGATCATCGGTTGTTCACCGGACCGGAAGTTCTTCGGACAGGA
This DNA window, taken from Ignavibacteriota bacterium, encodes the following:
- a CDS encoding SGNH/GDSL hydrolase family protein → MKTIRSVRPRRPLCSLREAVGALLLSSLLASCVASHGSSNQSMHWVGTWATAPQLVETGNAPPAPGLSNNTLRQIVRVSIGGDSLRVRFSNAFSTEPVILHAVHIALSTGGGTIDPGSDKALAFDGKEEIVIGPGATVTSDPLAFPLRPRADVAITTFYGVSPVALTGHPGSRTTSYLFAGNALSRVDTSGAVRTDHWYTINAIDVLAPVTAACVAILGNSITDGRGSTTNMQNRWPDILSESLLKDPGTWHVGVLNLGIGGNCVLAGGLGPTGASRFDRDILGQSGVRWAVVFEGVNDIGKVKTAAASAQTATDLIASYKEMVARARAKNIRIYGGTVLPFNGNGYYNQYSEQCRVTVNEWIRGTGNFDACIDMDMVMRDPRDPTRLLLPAYQNDGLHPDAAGYEIMGSSVDHRLFTGPEVLRTGRGR